CTAATCCGAGACGAACTCGTCCAGACCATACAGAGCTTCCATTAGATACTGCTTCAATCGTTCGCATTCCTGATCGTAGAAGGGATTGCGGTGGATGAGCATCATCGCGACTTCTGCGAAGCAGTAGAAGTTCTCGATTAAGCGTGGCTGAGGAAGGACCGCAAGGGCCGGATCCTTATCAGCCACTTTTTTTTTGATATAATCTAAGCCCCATACAACATCATCGCGCTTCAGCGCATGATTGGGGTGCAGGATGCGCTGAATCCGCTCGCGGTGCGGATTCGGTGTCAAGGCCTGTGCCATGGAAGGTTCACCTCCTTATATCAGGCCTGAATCATCAGGAAAGTCGGACCAAGAGCATGTCTTATATCGGTTATGTGCATCAGGCATAGATCTTAAGAGCAGATACTACAACCTTACTCGATCCGGCGTCGTTTTATACCTGATCAGCCGACGGCTTATTCACACTTTCCAAGGGCTGTGATATGATGGGGGTGCTAAGGGTTAGTCAGAGGAGATATGGAGATGCACAGGAATATCATCTTGATCGGATTTATGGGTACGGGGAAGTCCACGGTGGGGCATGCTCTGGCAGCGGCTCTGAATTGGACTTTCGTCGATATGGATGAACGGATCGTCGAGAAGGCAGGTCAGTCCATCCCCGAGATCTTCGCAGCTCATGGGGAGGCATATTTTCGCGATCTGGAGTCCGATGTGCTGCATGAACTAGCCGGCGGGGCGAAACAAGTCATCGCTACGGGCGGCGGGGCGGTGCTGCGTCCGGCCAACCGCGAGGTGATGTTGAAGGGCGGCCTCGTCGTCAATCTGAAAGCCGATGTTGAGACGATCATCCGCAGGGTTAAGGGGGATGCGAACCGCCCGCTCTTGGCAGGTGACGTGGAAGAGAGAGTCCGGAAGCTGCTGCAGGAGAGACGGGGGATGTACGATTACGCCCATCTCGCCATCGATACGAGCAGTATGCAAGTGGATGAGATCGTGCGGACTATCCTAACTCATGCCACTTGAGCATGCCGCCTTCCAGGTTCTTAAGTCCGCTGAACCCCATATATTCCAGGTACTCGCAAGCCTTGGCGCTTCGCACGCCGGCGTGACAGACGACGATGATCTCGTCCGTCCGCTCGATCTCCGAGAGGCGCATAGGCAAGTCATACAGGGGGATATGACGGGCGCCGGGGATCATGCCCTCAGCGACTTCATCATCTTCGCGGACATCGATGATGTTCAGCTGTTCGCCTTGTTCAAGGCGGCGCTTGACCTCCTCAGCAGTGATCGAATCCATAGGGTTTGTTTCCTCCTCATGCAGAATGCTGATCGCGTGATCTGGATCACGGACCACATCCTCTAGGATAGTATATCCATGATGGAAGTCAATACCGAACGTAAGGAGCGAAGTTCATTGAAAGCAATTGTGACGCCTACATCCCACTTGAGCGGGGAGATGAATGCACTTTCTTCAAAAAATTATACGACGCGCTATATGCTGGCTGCAGCCCTCGCTGAAGGGACAAGCCGCGTCTATTATCCTGCGCACAGCGAGGACAGCGATGCGATGCGCCGCTGTTTGCGCGATCTGGGAGCGGTGCTTGAAGAAGATGATGAGAAGATTACGATCACCGGCTTTGGCCGCCATCCCCGTGATGTGAAAGAACTCGACGTAGGCAACGCGGGTGCGGTCCTGCGTTTCCTGATGTCCATCGCTGCATTCTGCCCCCAGGTTACCTTCATCAACCGCTATCCCGAATCCCTGGGGAAACGTCCGCATGGGGATCTGATCGATGCCCTGACCTCGATGAACGTGAAGATCGATCACCAGGATGGCAAACTGCCGATTACGATCTATGGCGGTGCACCGCGCGGCGGACGGATTCAGGTATCCGGCAAGATCAGTTCGCAGTACCTCAGCTCGCTGCTCTTCATGACGCCGCTCTTGGATGAGGACAGCGAGATTGAAGTGCTGCATGACCTGAAGTCAAAGGTCGTCGTCGGACAGACCCTAGAGGTGCTGGAGCAGGCAGGGATTCAGTTCGAAGCTGCGGATGATCTGATGCACTTCCGCGTTCCGGGAGGCCAGCGCTATGCGACCAGGGATTATATCGTGCAGGGAGATTATCCCGGTTCAGCAGCGATCATGGCTGCGGCTGCCGTCACCCAATCGGATGTGAAGATCCACCGCTTGCCGGAGGACAGCAAGCAGGGTGAACGGGCTGCCGTCGATGTGCTGCGGGCGATGGGCGTGCCGCTGACCCATGAGAACGGTACGGTGCATATTCAAGGGAATGGCCGCCTTAAGGCTGTGGAGTTCGACGGTGACGAATTCACCGATGCCGTGCTCGCTATGGTAGCTGCCGCTGTGTTTGCAGAAGGGACTTCCCGTTTCTACAATGTGGAGAATCTGCGCTATAAGGAGTGCGACCGCATCACGGACTTCTTGAATGAGCTGCGCAAGGCCGGCGCCGATGTGGAGGAACGGCAGAGCGAGATCATCGTGCATGGCCGTCCAGAAGGCGTGGAAGGCGGTGTGGAGATCGATGCGCATGTCGATCACCGCGTGATTATGGCGCTGACCGTTGTCGGCCTGCGTTCGAAGAAGGGTCTGACCATAAGGGATGCCCATCATGTTGCCAAGTCCTATCCGACTTACTTCGATCATCTGCGGGCCCTCGGAGCGCAAGTGGAACTTATGGAAGACTAGGCAGGATTAGCTGCAAATCTAAGGTGCAAGTTGAAGTTCAAGCTAGGTGCAAAATATGTCATACGATTAGGCGCAGATTTGCAGAAAGTTAGATGCAGCATAAGGCGAAAGACGAATGGAAAGGGCGCAATATGGACATGGAGGCGAATACGATGGCATTTACGAATCCAAGCCGCGAGGAGATCAAGGAGATCCTTGCGAATTGCGGCAACATCGCAGTTGTTGGTCTGTCCGATAAGCCGGAACGGACATCGCACATGGTAGCCAAGGCGATGCAGGAGAGGGGGTACCGCATCATCCCTGTCAATCCTGTTGCGCAAGGCAAGGAAATCCTTGGCGAGACATGCTATGCTTCACTCAGCGAGGTGCCGGAGAAGATCGATATTGTCAATGTGTTCCGGCGCAGCGAACATACGCCGCCGATCGCTGAAGAAGCCGTGCGCGTCGGCGCTCGCGTCCTTTGGCTGCAGCAAGGCATCTACAATGAGGAAGCAGCGGCCATCGCCCAGCAGGGCGGGCTTACGGTGATCATGGACCGCTGCATCAAGGTTGAGGATGCGGTCTTAAAGCCGCGCGGATGAACGAGGCTTGCAAACGGGCTTGACTGTAGCCGGGTCTGACAATAACCAGCAAGCTCCCAGCAGCTTACTAACATACTTCACATGCCCTCCTGCAGACAATAGTAAAGGCTTTGTGACTGATGACTCAGCACCTGACTCCCGTCGGTAGAAGCGGGCTCCAGCGTCCATCATCGTCATGAAGACCATATCTGAAGGAGGGCATCGCTGTGTATAATCAGCAGTCGTATCACACATCAAACTACCGAGGCAATATCCAGGGGCATGACCGCTACTTGCGTTCTGACTCCCAGCAGCCATCAAGCAGCATGCAGAGCAGCGGTTACGCAACCAGCTCCTACAACACGCCTGTAACTTCGCAGTACCGCGGCATTCAGCGTACCTTCCAGCCGACGGGTTTCGTACAATCCGTCTACGGTCAAGGCAGCCAGCAGGCTCTGAGCTCGAGCTCGGTAAGTTCGCAGTACCAATCGCCGGCTTCCTACCACATGTCGAACTACCGCGGCAACCAGCCGGGACATGACAATTACCTGCGCTCTGATTCGCAGCAGCCGAGCGGCTACGGCAGTTACGGAAGCTACGGGAATACCGGGAATTATGGGGGCTATGGAAGCGCTTCGATGACTAGCCAGTATCAAGCATCTGTTCCGGCAAGCTCGCAGTCTTTGCAATCCTCTGCCGGATCAACTTCGGCCCAATATTCGCCTTACCAAAGTCAATATTCGCAAAGCCAGTATACTCAGCAGTCCCAGCAGTATAACAGCCCGCAGCAATATCATCTCGCCAATTACCAAGGGAATCAGCCGGGTCACGATCAAGATCTGCGCAGCGATTCCAATCAGCCGAGCGCATTCGGCCGCAGTTTCTTCTAAACATCCCCCATTGGCGAACCCACCCCCCCCCGGGTTCGCCTTCCCTTTCCCATGCAGTAATCTTCAGAGTTGGCAAGGCTTAGACTTTACAAATGAAAAAGATCACTATACATTCTTTATAGAGCCCAAATACATAGAACGGGTGAGAGGTTCAGGATTGTTTCGTCGTGGTTGGCACAGAGATATGACGGATAAGATAGAGGGGGATCTATGCGATATCATGCTATCGGCGCTGCCCCGGGAATTGCCTACGGGAGAGCGTTCAATCTGCCGCAGTGGGAGTATGAGTTGCCTGATCGCATCATCGATGCCGCTCAGCTCGGCCAGGAGATGCAGAGGCTGTACGAAGGGATCAGCATATCGAAGTCGGAGATCGAAGAACTGAAGCAGGAGATCTCGCCGTATTTCGGGGAAGACGAGCTGCGGATCTTCGATGCCCATATCGCCATCCTT
Above is a genomic segment from Insulibacter thermoxylanivorax containing:
- a CDS encoding shikimate kinase, coding for MHRNIILIGFMGTGKSTVGHALAAALNWTFVDMDERIVEKAGQSIPEIFAAHGEAYFRDLESDVLHELAGGAKQVIATGGGAVLRPANREVMLKGGLVVNLKADVETIIRRVKGDANRPLLAGDVEERVRKLLQERRGMYDYAHLAIDTSSMQVDEIVRTILTHAT
- a CDS encoding rhodanese-like domain-containing protein; the protein is MDSITAEEVKRRLEQGEQLNIIDVREDDEVAEGMIPGARHIPLYDLPMRLSEIERTDEIIVVCHAGVRSAKACEYLEYMGFSGLKNLEGGMLKWHELG
- the aroA gene encoding 3-phosphoshikimate 1-carboxyvinyltransferase, yielding MKAIVTPTSHLSGEMNALSSKNYTTRYMLAAALAEGTSRVYYPAHSEDSDAMRRCLRDLGAVLEEDDEKITITGFGRHPRDVKELDVGNAGAVLRFLMSIAAFCPQVTFINRYPESLGKRPHGDLIDALTSMNVKIDHQDGKLPITIYGGAPRGGRIQVSGKISSQYLSSLLFMTPLLDEDSEIEVLHDLKSKVVVGQTLEVLEQAGIQFEAADDLMHFRVPGGQRYATRDYIVQGDYPGSAAIMAAAAVTQSDVKIHRLPEDSKQGERAAVDVLRAMGVPLTHENGTVHIQGNGRLKAVEFDGDEFTDAVLAMVAAAVFAEGTSRFYNVENLRYKECDRITDFLNELRKAGADVEERQSEIIVHGRPEGVEGGVEIDAHVDHRVIMALTVVGLRSKKGLTIRDAHHVAKSYPTYFDHLRALGAQVELMED
- a CDS encoding CoA-binding protein codes for the protein MAFTNPSREEIKEILANCGNIAVVGLSDKPERTSHMVAKAMQERGYRIIPVNPVAQGKEILGETCYASLSEVPEKIDIVNVFRRSEHTPPIAEEAVRVGARVLWLQQGIYNEEAAAIAQQGGLTVIMDRCIKVEDAVLKPRG